A window of Thunnus thynnus chromosome 17, fThuThy2.1, whole genome shotgun sequence contains these coding sequences:
- the cd2bp2 gene encoding CD2 antigen cytoplasmic tail-binding protein 2 — translation MPKRKVTFEDGNGELDLDDDVPNKKSCEAVSGPGSRFKGKHSLDSDEEDEEENTNSSKYDILASDDVEGQEGATIDFDEGVSITPFNLDEEMQEGHFDSEGNYFVKKEEQIRDNWLDNIDWVRIKEQPFKKKKKGLGAKRTRRAGDEDEAEEEKKREEQQADKDDEEEEEEEEMEPAEDPLASYTQNQLTEALVELLQPGETVTAALRRLGGLGGRKKGKLREESEPTEEMKRDTEKLDRLTALADRLVASGMFGIYQQTYEKLAYLLKSRSSKKPAAGKKASGGDGDDEEQDELDMFGDEFDEKHGDKSQDNEDDDDDQRVSEEVMWEYKWENEDKSEVYGPFTSQQMQDWVDEGYFSSGVYCRRLDQEGSQFYSSKRLDFELYT, via the exons ATGCCGAAGAGAAAAGTAACGTTTGAGGACGGTAACGGGGAGCTCGACCTGGATGACGACGTCCCAAACAAAAAG AGTTGTGAGGCTGTGAGCGGACCAGGCTCCAGGTTCAAGGGCAAACATTCCCTTGATAGTGacgaagaggatgaagaggagaacacaaacagcagcaaatatGATATTTTGGCCAGTGATGATGTGGAAG GCCAAGAGGGCGCAACAATCGACTTTGACGAGGGAGTTTCTATTACACCTTTCAACCTCGACGAGGAGATGCAGGAAGGACACTTTGACTCAGAGGGGAACTATTTTGTCAAAAAGGAAGAACAGATCAGAGACAACTGGCTCGACAACATCGACTGG GTGAGAATAAAGGAGCAACCtttcaagaaaaagaagaaaggtcTTGGAGCCAAACGGACACGCAGAGcaggtgatgaagatgaggctgaggaagagaaaaaaagagaagaacagCAGGCGGACAAAGATgacgaagaagaagaggaggaggaggagatggagccTGCAGAGGACCCTCTGGCATCCTACACACAGAACCAGCTCACCGAAGCTTTGGTTGAACTGTTGCAACCCGGGGAGACCGTCACTGCGGCGCTCCGTCGGTTAGGAGGCCTCGGAGGACGGAAGAAGGGGAAGCTGAGGGAAGAGAGCGAACCcacagaggagatgaagagggaTACAGAAAAGCTTGACAGGCTCACAGCACTAGCTGACAGACTGGTTGCATCTGGAATGTTTGGGATCTATCAGCAAACGTATGAAAAGCTGGCCTATTTACTGAAGAGCAGGAGCAGCAAGAAGCCTGCAGCGGGGAAGAAAGCCAGTGGTGGCGACGGTGATGATGAAGAACAAGATGAACTTGATATGTTTGGAGATGAATTTGATGAGAAGCACGGTGACAAATCGCAGGATAACgaggacgacgacgacgacCAAAGAG TGAGCGAGGAAGTGATGTGGGAGTACAAATGGGAGAATGAAGATAAATCAGAAGTCTACGGCCCCTTCACCAGTCAGCAGATGCAG GATTGGGTGGATGAAGGCTATTTCAGCAGCGGTGTTTACTGCAGGAGGTTAGACCAGGAGGGATCTCAGTTCTACAGCTCAAAGAGACTAGACTTTGAGCTCTACACATGA
- the pheta2 gene encoding sesquipedalian-1 encodes MKIHEKILTHYLSCTSPVDKEGYLFKKKERNATYQRRWFVLKANLLFYQERPADRHLLGVIVLEGCAVRRSETDGQFSFSLVFEGPGLKTYRFAAGDRQTQESWEKALLSASHCYLSLLVRDLGRQYEEAKQLHGSSESCPSSAVSAPKQPTTQVNQGCLLPLQGPTAAVREGRSFSTSTVSQARSVPTKVAAKKSPKLWHRRNAHVTPLNGPAPQYGEWPLVGFNPLEEFSKLHDYYGQEVKKAREEWLRSRRAGEERSDEDLIDLG; translated from the exons ATGAAGATCCATGAGAAGATTTTGACCCATTACCTGTCATGCACGTCTCCGGTAGATAAAGAAGGATATCTCTTCAAAAAG AAAGAGCGAAATGCCACCTACCAGCGGCGGTGGTTTGTCCTGAAGGCAAACCTGCTTTTCTACCAGGAGAGACCAGCCGACCGACACCTGCTGGGGGTCATCGTCCTGGAGGGGTGTGCGGTCCGGCGCTCCGAGACTGACGGACAGTTTTCCTTTTCCCTGGTGTTTGAAGGTCCGGGACTCAAAACCTACAGATTTGCAGCCGGGGATCGCCAGACTCAGGAGAGCTGGGAGAAAGCTTTGCTCTCGGCCAGCCACTGTTACCTCTCCCTGCTGGTGAGAGACCTGGGGAGGCAGTATGAAG AAGCGAAGCAGCTACACGGCTCCAGTGAATCTTGTCCCAGCTCTGCGGTCAGCGCCCCCAAACAGCCCACGACCCAGGTGAACCAGGGCTGCTTGCTGCCTTTGCAGGGTCCAACAGCAGCCGTCAGGGAGGGGAGAAGCTTCAGCACCAGCACCGTCTCACAAGCACGTTCAGTTCCCACTAAGGTGGCGGCTAAAAAGTCCCCCAAACTGTGGCACAGGAGAAACGCTCATGTCACACCACTTAACGGTCCGGCGCCTCAGTACGGCGAATGGCCTCTGGTTGGTTTTAATCCACTGGAGGAGTTCAGCAAACTCCACGATTATTACGGACAGGAAGTGAAGAAAGCCAGAGAGGAGTGGCTGAGGAGCCGACGAGCAGGAGAAGAGCGCAGTGATGAAGATCTCATCGACCTGGggtga